From a single Carassius carassius chromosome 8, fCarCar2.1, whole genome shotgun sequence genomic region:
- the LOC132145290 gene encoding claudin-4-like, translated as MVNTGMQLISFTFAVTGWVMAIAVTALPQWKVTAFIGSNILTSEIIWQGIWMNCIYQTTGHMQCKTYDSMLALPPDIQAARALMCIAIFLGWLSCTVSCCGMKCTTCAGDDRHAKAGIALSGGVLFILTGLCVLVPVSWTANTVVQDFYNPNVPLQHKQELGQAIYLGWAAAVILMISGAVLSSTCPHIERGGYRRGYIGRSFANSRPSAPDLPKPITTSTLPLKEYV; from the coding sequence ATGGTGAACACAGGTATGCAGCTGATCAGCTTCACCTTTGCTGTGACAGGCTGGGTGATGGCTATAGCAGTGACTGCACTGCCCCAGTGGAAGGTCACGGCCTTCATAGGCAGCAACATCTTGACCTCCGAAATTATTTGGCAGGGGATCTGGATGAACTGCATCTACCAGACCACTGGCCATATGCAGTGTAAGACCTACGACTCCATGCTAGCTCTACCGCCTGATATCCAAGCAGCACGAGCCCTGATGTGCATTGCTATCTTCTTGGGCTGGTTGTCCTGCACCGTTTCTTGCTGTGGAATGAAGTGCACCACCTGTGCCGGGGACGATCGCCATGCCAAGGCTGGCATAGCGCTGTCCGGTGGGGTGCTCTTCATCCTGACGGGCCTGTGCGTCCTAGTGCCAGTTTCCTGGACAGCAAACACTGTGGTGCAGGACTTCTACAACCCCAATGTTCCCCTCCAGCACAAGCAGGAGCTGGGTCAGGCCATTTACCTGGGATGGGCGGCAGCAGTGATTCTTATGATCAGTGGGGCAGTGCTGAGCAGTACCTGCCCACACATCGAGAGAGGAGGGTACAGACGTGGATACATAGGCCGCAGTTTTGCAAACTCCAGGCCTTCTGCTCCTGATCTGCCGAAGCCAATTACCACCAGTACCCTGCCTCTTAAGGAGTATGTATGA
- the LOC132145291 gene encoding AFG2-interacting ribosome maturation factor-like, whose translation MSSDVLLSLHQQLKKCFETLKANKSVWDSESAECKPLMSSLGNLAVQLKTLKKVQIANTPLSNFPSLQERLHYKLSLAVDAVLGKLAEKMDALQRVRDAISKQVSAVFQFYEKNTDTLDIAGCVSRSATCPSISDMLEWLQDADRCYHLQLVQRRNLLQALTPSDLTLMETAPKRWESLHSASGEERIADALCQVSFFMETE comes from the exons atgtccagTGATGTTTTATTATCACTGCACCAACAACTCAAAAAATGCTTTGAGACGCTAAAAGCGAATAAAAGCGTTTGGGACAGTGAATCAGCTGAATGTAAACCTCTCATGAGCTCTCTTGGAAACCTTGCAGTGCAGCTGAAGACCCTGAAAAAAGTTCAGATTGCAAACACACCTCTTTCCAATTTCCCGAGTTTACAAGAACGCCTTCATTACAAACTGTCACTGGCTGTGGATGCAGTTTTGGGGAAGCTAGCTGAGAAAAT GGATGCTCTTCAGAGGGTACGGGACGCCATCAGTAAACAGGTGTCTGCTGTTTTCCAGTTCTATGAGAAGAACACAGACACTCTTGACATTGCTGGATGTGTCTCCAGATCAGCCACCTGTCCCTCCATCTCAGATATGTTAGAGTGGCTTCAAGATGCAGATCGCTGTTACCACCTACA ATTAGTGCAGAGAAGGAACCTCCTGCAGGCGCTGACACCCAGTGACCTTACGTTAATGGAAACGGCACCAAAGAGATGGGAATCTCTTCATTCAGCTAGTGGAGAGGAGAGAATTGCAG ATGCATTGTGTCAAGTTTCGTTTTTCATGGAGACTGAATGA